The genome window GGTGGTTTTTTATCAACCTCTGAAGTTGGCGTAGCACCGTACCCAAAAGTTTATGACATGAAAGCAATGACGCCAGAAGTGAAGGCATTTCTACAAGATAAATTTGGCAAACTTCATGTAAATAGCTCTGAAAGTGGCGTTGGCATTGATGAGGTTATGACCATTGTTTCCGGAGGCCCTTGGACTTGGTTTTTCTTACTACCAGACAATGTAATCGGTAAATTAACATTAGGTCACGTAAGCATTGGTGGACAAGCATGGCGCATTAGTTATCCTGGCTTAGTACCACATGGCGGCTATTTGGATTCAGAATACGGACTTGTAGTAGCTTACGCACATGGCCCTAAAAACTTCGTAATGCGATATGAAGATCCAAGTGTTCAAGGTGCAGATTTACTGGGAACTAACTCATGGATTGATTTTACGGGTAAGACGCCAAAGTTGTTAGACTAATGCTTATTAGTCGTTAAATGATAGCAATTTGAAACGACGTAATTGTTCAATTTAGGCACTGATTTTGAAAAGAGTCAGTGCCTAATTCAATGTTATTTCTACCCAATAATTTTTCTGCAATGTAGTAAAAATTAATATTATACGTAAGAGGTGTTATGTCTGTCATTGTCGGCAGAGTTGTAGCTTAATATTATCTTCTGCTTTTGGCAAACTTATAAATAGCTCTTAGTATTCTCATAGCCAAATTAGCATACGAAAGGTTGTGAGTTGCTAACAATTGATTGAGACGGATAGCAATTATATCTTTAGTGATATCTACAATGCGCTTATTTTTCCAATCACTAAGCACTCCATTTAAATACACTTCATAATGCCGATAGTTTCATTTCCTTGTGGAGCAATTCAATTATATGCATTTACACTACTCTAGACAGGCAAGTGTTCATTAAAATAAAGCGTTTGCAATTGGTTAGTGCAGACGTTTGCAGAAGAAAGTGGTTAAGTTAGTAGATTATTACTGTGTAGATAGGGAGAAGATGGTGCTCGCTGCGGGACTCGAACCTGCGACACCTTGCATGTCATGCAAGTACTCTAACCAACTGAGCTAAGCGAGCGTATCTTTTAATTGCGCGTTGAATGAATCAACGGCGCTATGTTATCCAGATGCGTAAATTGTTGCAAGTGCTTTTATGCACTAAGGACAATAAAATTAACCAACTGATTAATTCTTAAGCGATATTTTGTTGAATCGCTTGCGATCCTTTCGGTAAAATACCTAAGTCAGCACGTTTTTGAATTACTTTTAAACGCCATGCTAAGAAAATTGCTGCTGTGGTTAAGCCTGATATAAAGCCTATCCAAAAACCTGCAGGGCCCATTTGTGGCACTAGCCAATCGGTAAGTCCAAGAATAAGACCAAACGATAAGCCAACTACCCAATATGAAACAAAGGTAATGTATAAAATTGATTTAGTATCTTTATAGCCACGAAGTGCTCCAGCAGAAATTACTTGAATAAAATCTGAAAATTGGAATAGGGCGGCTAAGAACATCAGTTGTACGGCAAGCGCAATAACTTCTGACTCGTTCGTGTAAATCATGGCGATTTGTTCTCTAAATACGATAGTTATTGAAGCTGTACAAATAGCGATGATGAATCCAAGTACCATTGAATTTGCGCACATCTCTTTTGCTTGCTGCAGCTTGTTTTCACCAACTGCAGTACCTACCTTGATTGTTACCGCTAATGCAATTGACAAAGGCACCATGAATACCAAACCTGAAAAATTTAATGCAATTTGGTGGCTGGCAACTATTTGCGCACCAAATGGCGCTAATATAATAGCGACAACGGCAAATAATGACACTTCAAACAGTAGTGAAAGTGCGATAGGAACACCAAGTGCTAAAATAGTTTTTATTTCTTTTAAGTCAGGCAGGGATATAGCGTCAAACAGCTTGATTTGGGCAAGCTTTTTCGATGCTAATACATAAATAAGCATACCAATAAACATTGTCCAATAAACAATGGCTGTTGCTATACCGCAACCTGCACCGCCAAGCTCTGGGGCGCCAAATTCACCATAGATAAAGACATAATTGGCCGGGATGTTAATAATTAAACCGATAATAGAAATTATCATTGTTGGTTTGGTAAAACTAAACCCTTCAGCAAAATTCCTTAGTACTAGATATAAACAATACCCCGGACCACCCCAGACGATATAACTAAGGTATTCGATCATTAGGCGCTTTAATTCAGGCTCTAACTCAACGTGCTGTTCAACAGCAGGCACACCCGCATAAAAGCCGATGATTGTAAGGATTGATAAAGCTAATGCAATCCATGCTGTTTGAATGGTGGAGTGGGCTGCTTTATGTGATTGCTTAGAACCAGCAAACTGAGAAACAATGGCACTTAAGGCCATCACCACACCCGATATTGTTAAAATAATTGGTAACCAAATAGAGCTAGCAACTGCAACCGCTGCTAAATCGGTTGCGCTTACTCGACCTGCCATAACAGTATCTGCAAAACTCATTAAAGTTTGGATCAGCTGAGCAATTAAAATCGGGTAAGCCAATTTTAATAGATCTTTTGTATCGGTAAAAAATTTGTCTAGAGTCATACGAGTAAAGATCGGATAATGGAAAAAATTAAGATGTTAGAGATGATATATGTTTACAGGAATTGTGCAATCAACCGGCCAAGTTAAATCAATAAAAGTTGCAAATAATTTTAAACAGGTCGAAGTACTAGTGCCATTATCGTTAATTGATAATTTGGAAACTGGCGCAAGTGTTGCAAACAATGGTGTGTGTTTAACTGCAGTAGGTTTCAGCAAAGTTGGTGACAAAAGTGCACTTATTAGCTTCGATGTTATTGATGAAACGTTACGCGTTACTAATCTTGATTCGCTTGTAATCGGCAGTTTAGTTAACGTTGAGCGTTCTATGAAGGTCGGCGATGAAATCGGCGGTCATATTGTCTCTGGTCACATTCATACCATGGCAACATTAATAGAACGAGTCGACACAACGGACAATTGCCAACTAAAATTTGTAATAAACAGTTCTTGGAAGAAGTATATTTTTGCCAAAGGTTTTATTGCCGTGAATGGCGCAAGCTTAACATTAGGAGACGTAAGAACTTTAGGTAATGATGACTGTGAATTTAATTTACATCTGATCCCTGAAACGTTAGAACGCACTAATTTATCGGTATTGAAAATAGGCAATAAAGTAAATATTGAAGTTGATCAGCAAACTATGACAATAGTTGATTCAATTGAACGTATCATGGATGAACGATTAAATTCTGAGTAATTAGCTTTCTGAAATTCAACTCAGCTAACTTAATAAGTTAACTCGGCATCAGTTTTGACTATCAATATATAGGTAGGGGGCTCGAATGTTAGAGTAAACATTAATAATGGTCTCCCCCGTTTAACTGTAATTACTACTTTAATCAAAATACATCTATGCTCAATACAGAGGAGACATCATATTAGAGTCTAACAAATTAGGTTAGGCTAATATTACGATCATTAACGTTAATGTAACTATTGTTATTACGGCGAACTTTCCTTGCTTGTGTGTAGTAATAGAATTATTGGCTTTTTTCTCAGCACAATATTCTTGTGATAATGGGAAGTCGTTCAATGGAGTATAATTATCTTCGCACTTACGCTTCACTTCAACAGTTGTCATGTTTAATGTTCCTACAGTTTTAAAGATTAAAAATTTGGATTGATTACAGGGCGTCTTTTGTCATGTAATCTAAATAAGTTGGTCAAATTATAACCTTTGCAAAAGTTAATACTGTGTTAATTTGTGTTGACCTGTAACTCAACGTAACCATACCGCATAGTGAAATGAACATTTCTTTGCAGCGCCCATTTGATGCGAATGTTGTATGTTAAAAAATTTAAATATTTTATATTTTCATTATGTGGAACCCACACTTATCAATATGGACTAGGTACTTATATTCATCAAATTGGCATGTAATTATCTTGCCCAAGTTATGAATAAGTTGGAAGTTTAGATAAATATAAAGCAACCGTCGGTTAAGAATGTAACTAAAGCTCTATGTATTGAAGGGGGAATCAGGGGAATTATTTTATTTATTATAGGACCATGGCAGGCCTGCTTGCATGCAAGGGCCCCGGTAGCGATTCTTTCTATTTGGTATCCCTATATACGTGCAAGTTAATGTATTTTCTTTAATAAACTAACTCGTCATCGGCATCAACCATCAACTGAATTTTTTGATTGTAATCATCAATATGCATATTCATATGAATATCGTTACAACAGGCTGGACAAGATTCGTAGTAATTTTGGTCGCCTTGGGTGGTATCTATAGTGATATGTAAATGGTGCGCACAGTGCGGACATTCAATAGTTTTACGGCTTACATCTTGGGGCATAATTGCCTCCTGATAGTCTCTCTGTTGTTACTGTTAGTTCCTATAGTCTAGTATGGCTGTTATTGAATATTTTGCCTTGTTTTTGAGCATGGAATACGGGTTTTTTACAAACTAATTTGTAACCAAAGAAGTAAGTATTTGTATTTGCTATATAAAGGTATTTAGAGGTTTTGTTATTTGTTAATTGGCTTTAATTTTCTCAACTTATTAAAGCTGTTTTCCAACGACGTTAAGGCAAATTCATTACTTAACCAAGCGGGCAGGCTGCCAGCTGGATCAAAGCTGCCTCTATAGGTTACTTTAATATTGTTGTTATCTAACTTTTGAGCTTGCCAAATAACGTTAACTTTTTTTACGCGGGTTCTATTTTTGTTTTCAGGTAAATATTCATTGTATCCAGTGATATTTATTTGCAATAAGTCAGGTGTTTTTTCAATGACTTTTGACTTTACTAGCATTTCTCTAGATTGCACAGGACCAAAACTTTCAAACAAGGTTAATACCACAGCAGAGCCATCATCTAAGGTGGTAAGTAACTCACTTGAAATAACTTTGTCTAGCCACATGGGGGCAAATTCAGGGTTGGTTAGAATAGTAAAAAAATCATCAATGTTGCCGCCAATTTTAATTGAAGCGTTTATTTCGGTAAATTTTGAATTTTCAAGTTTTTGATATTCAATTAAAAAGTCTTTTTTTTGTAAATAGGTATGCCATTTAGCCTGACTTTGCTGGCTAAATATCAATACAAAAACGATAAAAAAAACATGTATGCTTTTTAACTTCAATTAAGCACTCCAAATTAACGTGTTATGAAGTAGAACAAAGATTGCAAAATAGGGCATTTTCACCTATATTGCTGCTTTTCTAAGAATGTTTA of Thalassotalea fonticola contains these proteins:
- a CDS encoding MATE family efflux transporter, which produces MTLDKFFTDTKDLLKLAYPILIAQLIQTLMSFADTVMAGRVSATDLAAVAVASSIWLPIILTISGVVMALSAIVSQFAGSKQSHKAAHSTIQTAWIALALSILTIIGFYAGVPAVEQHVELEPELKRLMIEYLSYIVWGGPGYCLYLVLRNFAEGFSFTKPTMIISIIGLIINIPANYVFIYGEFGAPELGGAGCGIATAIVYWTMFIGMLIYVLASKKLAQIKLFDAISLPDLKEIKTILALGVPIALSLLFEVSLFAVVAIILAPFGAQIVASHQIALNFSGLVFMVPLSIALAVTIKVGTAVGENKLQQAKEMCANSMVLGFIIAICTASITIVFREQIAMIYTNESEVIALAVQLMFLAALFQFSDFIQVISAGALRGYKDTKSILYITFVSYWVVGLSFGLILGLTDWLVPQMGPAGFWIGFISGLTTAAIFLAWRLKVIQKRADLGILPKGSQAIQQNIA
- a CDS encoding riboflavin synthase subunit alpha; the protein is MFTGIVQSTGQVKSIKVANNFKQVEVLVPLSLIDNLETGASVANNGVCLTAVGFSKVGDKSALISFDVIDETLRVTNLDSLVIGSLVNVERSMKVGDEIGGHIVSGHIHTMATLIERVDTTDNCQLKFVINSSWKKYIFAKGFIAVNGASLTLGDVRTLGNDDCEFNLHLIPETLERTNLSVLKIGNKVNIEVDQQTMTIVDSIERIMDERLNSE
- a CDS encoding CPXCG motif-containing cysteine-rich protein — translated: MPQDVSRKTIECPHCAHHLHITIDTTQGDQNYYESCPACCNDIHMNMHIDDYNQKIQLMVDADDELVY
- a CDS encoding START domain-containing protein yields the protein MKLKSIHVFFIVFVLIFSQQSQAKWHTYLQKKDFLIEYQKLENSKFTEINASIKIGGNIDDFFTILTNPEFAPMWLDKVISSELLTTLDDGSAVVLTLFESFGPVQSREMLVKSKVIEKTPDLLQINITGYNEYLPENKNRTRVKKVNVIWQAQKLDNNNIKVTYRGSFDPAGSLPAWLSNEFALTSLENSFNKLRKLKPINK